CCGTCAGATTTAACAAAGTTCATGTCAATTTTATGCGTTTTACTGGTCCTGAGACACAAAATGCAGCAACCCAAGCGATGCTAGTGGGCCGCTTACTCAATAAAGAAGATGAGTTAAACCAAGCAATCTTTAGTTACATCCATTTACAACAACAACCCATAAATGGCTTAGCGGAACTTAAAACTATTTTCCAAGCCAAAGGTGTAGAGCCAGCAGAATTTGATAAACTGATCGCCAGTGACGAATTGGCTAGCTTATTTGAGCAAAATTCACAAACCATCACCACCTTTGGTCAGCATATTAGCGGTGTGCCAAACATTATTGTAAATGGCAAATATCAGGCTACTTTTACTAGCGATATGAATCGCGATGACATGGTTGAATTGGTGGTTTGGCTGTCCAAACAATCTTAATAATACATATATAAGGAATTTGAAATCTATGACTTTTAAAGCTTTGATCAAATGCACCGCAGCGCTGCTATGCCTCATCCCAGCACTGTCTTTTGCTCAATCGAACTGGGAAGAAGGTGAACATTACGAAATCATTAGCGATACCGCTAGCGAGACAAAAAACATCCGCGAAGTATTTTCGTTTTGGTGTCCTCACTGTTTCACCTTTGAAACTATCGTCACCGAATTAAAGAGCAAACTGCCCGATGATGTCACCTTTATAAAGGCGCATGCCAACATGGCCCCTGCTGCAAGTGATGCCACCCGAGCGATGTTATCTGCCAAGGCTATGGGTCAGGCGGATGTATTCAACGCCGCTTTGTTCAATGCTATTCATAAACAACGTCGAAATGTGGCTGGAATGCAGGATATAAAAGATATATTCAGTCAAGCCGGTGGTGATGGCGAGAAATTAGAGAAGATGGCAACCAGCTTTGGTATCCGTAGCCAAGAGCGCAAGAATGACCAGCTCACAAAGGGTGTATCTAGTGTTCCTACTTTTATTGTGAATGATAAATATCAAGCTATTTTTGGCCGCGATATGACGCCAGATCAGTTTGTACAATTAGTATTGTGGCTAACCAAGCAAAAATAATCGTTTATTTTTGCCCAATTCATAAACAAAAAGACGTCCTAAATGGACGTCTTTTTTTATGCTAATAATATAGTTAGCGTAAGCTAAGTTAGAACCCTTAACCGAGCTTGTCTGAAGCAATGCGGTAGCGGGGATCTTCATTTACATTCATTTCAACATAGCCTTGAGCTTTAGTTAATAACTCACTGCATTCGGGACTAATATGTCTAATGTGCAAGGTTTTGCCCTGCTCTTTGTATTTATCCGCTAAGCCGTCTATTGCATCTAGACCCGATGAATCCCAAATGCGCGACTCTTTAAAATCGATAACGACATCTTTTGGATCGTTCTGCGGGCTAAACAAATCTCTGAAATGCAAAACTGAACCGAAGAATAGTGGCCCATCCAGCTCGTATACTTTCCAGCCATCTTCATCAGTATGGGTTTTTGCTGCAATGTGAGTAGCATGTTTCCATGCAAAAACTAAAGCAGACACAATCACACCCACAACTACCGCAATGGCCAAATCCGCTACCACGGTAATGCCTGTAACTAAGAACAATACAAATGCATCTTCTTTATTAACACCACGTACAATACGAAAAGAAGCCCACTCAAATGTACCAATTACCACAATAAACATGACGCCAACCAGTGCAGCTAATGGGATCATTTCAATCAAGGGTGCAGCAAATAAAATAAAGCCAAGCAACACAAGCGCAGCTGTTATGCCGGATAAGCGAC
Above is a window of Aliiglaciecola sp. LCG003 DNA encoding:
- a CDS encoding thiol:disulfide interchange protein DsbA/DsbL, which produces MTFKALIKCTAALLCLIPALSFAQSNWEEGEHYEIISDTASETKNIREVFSFWCPHCFTFETIVTELKSKLPDDVTFIKAHANMAPAASDATRAMLSAKAMGQADVFNAALFNAIHKQRRNVAGMQDIKDIFSQAGGDGEKLEKMATSFGIRSQERKNDQLTKGVSSVPTFIVNDKYQAIFGRDMTPDQFVQLVLWLTKQK
- a CDS encoding thiol:disulfide interchange protein DsbA/DsbL → MKKRYAFLSLFLIMTLQACAEEKPVEAETAKVENAVVVSDANQWVEGEHYKVLNEEVAETSDVTEFFSFWCPHCFNFEPIAEKIKQQLESTVRFNKVHVNFMRFTGPETQNAATQAMLVGRLLNKEDELNQAIFSYIHLQQQPINGLAELKTIFQAKGVEPAEFDKLIASDELASLFEQNSQTITTFGQHISGVPNIIVNGKYQATFTSDMNRDDMVELVVWLSKQS